Genomic DNA from Setaria italica strain Yugu1 chromosome V, Setaria_italica_v2.0, whole genome shotgun sequence:
AGAAGGCCCATTTATGCAAATACATAACATTTGGCTTGAAtagtttttctttaaaaaaatctgACATGAACAATTGTAGGTTGGCTAAGTGAATTGGCTACCGTTAGGCTTGCCATAAAATGCACTTTATTATATTGTATTCAACAAAAAATAGTGTTGTACAAGCTGTTTGTAAAAGTTGGCTCTTATATACCGTCTCATGTCCAAAGTGACACAGGAATATTCTGAATATGCTATGTGGAAACTATTCACTTTTTGTGTGTACATTTTGTCACTTCTAATGCAGATTGGTGTGTACTGATATTGTATTAGTTTTAGATACATGCTTGAAAATTGCACTGTGAGTGCTTTTGGGATCTTATCATCACAATATGATACTACATGTACATATAAATATGGTCATTTTTTCCTCATTACAGAAATGCATATGGCAGCACCCATTTGTGGGCTTTTTCATGTTAATGCTCACTATTGAACCTTCTTGATATATCATAGGGTGTTTTGGATGGCAAGTATGATGACCTCCCAGAGCAGTCATTCTACATGGTTGGAGGAATAGAGGAGGTTATTGCTAAGGCAGAGAAGATTGCCAAGGAGTCTGCATCATAAGCAATCGCCTTCACAGGCAACCAAAATTTAACTTTTGGGGATCGACATGTGTGTTTTATTCTCTGTTAGCCAGGACATGTATTTACATGCAGGAGGCCCGGTCCTGCCGATGGATGTGTTTCCCCCTCCACCTTTTCCCTAATAAGGATTTGCAGTGACCGTTATGTTTGGTTTACTGCCATTTGAGGAAGAATTATCTTTTTTGATGACGGCGATACCATAAACTTGTTAATTCTCAATGGAATACTGGAAGTGGAATGTCTCCCATGTGCATACTGCATAGCTGTTTTGAGGTCACATGTTCACATTGAGTCGTTTGTGAGGCTTTCAATTTGTTCAGAGCTGAATGCGTAGTTTGTTATCCCAGCATGATTTGTGGTTCGTTTCCCTCACCTTATTTCTTCACTGGCTCTGGTAGCTAGGATGAATAAATAGGGTACCTCTATGGTCTACATGAAGTTTTGCATATGAAATTATGCTAGTTTGTAAATTGGATGAACTATGGAGGTTTGCTTTGGTTTGGGGCCTATTTGGAGTGCCATACGAATTCTGTAGGTACTTTGTACGTACGTGTGTTAGGTCACAACTCACATTTATGCATGTGAGGTTGGGCAATGAATCTGGGAATGTACTGCAATTTAGCCAACATCTCTTTGGTCCTCTATGCAGGAGGTATCATACAACCGTAGCATTGTGGCTTTGGCATTTGGCAAAATAGTTTCCCTTTTGAAATCATACTGTAAAAATTCACCGATTTGCCTGATTTATCACTCGCGAGGTTTGCAGCTCGCACCATTTGTTCGTCTGCCATACCGATTTGAGGTAAATCATGCTCCAGAAGTATGAAGTTTctttgataatttttttttgaactaagCTTTGATTTCCATCTCTTAAGGTACGTACATTTAGCCATTTATGTACCATGTGTTTCTTCCCTTCTTGTGCTTGCATCAGAGTCGGATCGCCACCGTGCCCACGAGCAGTAGCACAGAATGCCATGCAACCGTGTTCTTTTACTCGAAAGTCAAAAGAACTTCGCTTGCTCTGCATCTGACACGTCGATACCGACATGCTGACCCCACCAGTCAGCACCTGGTGTTCCACCTGTATGATGCATCCGACTTGGCAAACGAGGCAATCCGTCATCCAGGCCGTTCAATTCAAAACGGAGGCCTCATGATGGGATCCCTCCGGATCCGGCCCAGTTAAAGATATCCCCCAACGGCTCTCTGCTGCTGCCGACTGTCTCCTTCCCGAACCAACGGATTTCCAAACCCCAAATCTCCTCCgcccttcttgcctcctcctACTCCCCCTACCCTATTTCAAAACATTTCAAACACTCTCCGCCTCCTTCCTCCCATCCAATCCCCTTCCCATTCCGTTCTCTCCTCTCGCCCCTGAGGCGCCGGATCGCGCgattccctccacggcgacagccggccgccccctccccgtCCCGCCCGCTCGACGAGGCCACGCCGAGCGGTGAAGAGGTGAGCGTTCTGCTTGCAATTCCCTCGGGTTGGATCCGGTCGCTCGCATCGTGGTGTGCTGCCTCCGGTGAGGCGAAACCCAAGGATTGGAGGGGATCTCATCTCCCTGTTCCGCGCGGTGGAGGCGTTGGTCTGGCTACCtggtgcgcgcggcgcgggggagtgTGTTTTGTTGCCGCGGAGTCGTGATTGATCTGTGAAATCGCGTTTGCAGGGAGCCACTGGGGTCGCTCGCCCTCACGCGATGAGTAGCGCCGTGAAGGAACAGCTCCAACAGATGTCGACGACGTGCGATTCGCTCCTGCTGGAGCTCAACGTAAGTCGCGCCACCCCTTGATTCCGCCGGGTTAATGTTTTTTTTGTCCCCGTCTTATGTTGGTTCCGCTGTTCCGCGCGTGCCGGGTGCGATGAATTGAGGTTGCGTTTCCTGTTGTTTCAGGTGATTTGGGATGAGGTCGGGGAGCCCCACTCGGCGAGGGACCGGAtgctgctggagctcgagcaggAGTGTCTCGAGGTCTACAGGAGGAAGGTCGACATGGCAAACCGCTGCAGGGCACAGCTGCGGCAGGCCATCGCCGAGGCAGAGGCCGAGCTCGCAGGTATCTGCTCGGCCATGGGTGAGCCGCCGATACATGTTAGACAGGTTAGCTTCTGCATGTCAACTTGTCAAGTACTAGTGTGCCATGAAAGGAACAAAAGAAGTGAACAGAATACCGTTTGAATACTACTGCTAATTTTCGATAGGGACAAGGATATTATGTATAATTTTCACTCGTGATCTCTTGTACTGCCAAGGAgaccaaaaaaaaacataactaTTTTTTTACTGTCATTTTGGTTTTGCTATGGCTGTGATAATGTGACGTGTTGGCTGGATATGCAAATCGCTCATGCTATATTGAGGACTTGGATTTTTCAGTAGTGACTCCACTAGTAATTGGTACCTTTTTTCTCTTGGAAGAAAAATGGCTCAAACCAGAAATTACAAGGCTAAAGGATGGAACTGAGTGAAGTTATGATGTATTAAAGTGGAACTGAATGCAATCTTCTACATTAAAGACTTGGATTTTTCTGTAGTGACTCCACTGGTAACTggtaccttttctttttgaaatatGACAGTCAAATCAGAAGTTGCAAGGTTTAAGGGAGGAATTGAACGCGATTGTCCCATACTTGGAGGAGATGAGAAAGAAGAAAGTTGAAAGATGGGACCAATTTGTTGATGTCATAGATCAAATTAAGAAGGTTGCATCTGAAATCAGGCCTGCAGATTTTGTGCCCTTTAAATTTCCTGTGGATCAATCCGATCTGTCAGTAAGAAAGCTTGAGGAGTTAACAAAGGAGCTACAATCCCTTCAGAAGGAGAAGGTAAGCTTCACTTTCTAATCCGATTCATTTGAAAAATGTATATTCCTCACCATGTcaatatttttccttcattGCTCATGTAATCATTAAAATTCTTTGTTTGTACCTGTTTTTGACAGAGTGATCGGCTGAAGCAAGTGATGGAACATTTGAACACTTTGCATTCCTTGTGCGAGGTGCTTGGTATAGACTTCAAACAAACAGTACATGATGTGCATCCTAGCCTGGGCGAGGCTGATGGATCAAAGAACCTGAGCAACAGTACAATTGAGAGACTCGCATCAGCTGTAAATGGATTACGTGAAATGAAAGTCCAGAGGATGCAAAAGGTCAGCATTTGTCTGTGACTTCAGAAATTTTAACCTTTCAGTCCAGTCAACCCTTAACATTATtaatctgaaattctgaatatGACAGCTTCAAGATTTGGCATCTAGCATGCTTGAACTTTGGAATCTCATGGATACACCACTTGAAGAGCAGCAGATGTTTCAGAATGTAACATGCAATATTGCTGCTTCGGAACATGAAATAACTGAGCCCAACACCCTCTCTGTTGACTACCTCAGCTACGTGAGTCCCATTGTCCCTGCAAAGATTGTTCCCATGCCACTATCACTATTGTTTCTCTGTTGAGCGAGGAATTTTCCGAGATTATATCTTGATATAAAATGTAGGTCGAATCTGAAGTTTTAAGGCTTGAACAATTGAAAGCGAGCAAGATGAAAGACCTGGTTCTGAAAAAGAAGACAGAACTCGAAGAACATAGGAGACGTGCTCATCTGATCGGTGAGGAAGGTTATGCAGCTGAATTTAGCACTGAGGCTATTGAAGCAGGTAAAGATAATATCCTGTCTTGTTAAGGACCTGTGTGCAGTAAAATTTGTTGCAGGCCTGGAAATATATACATGATAACTTATTTTCTTTGTGTTTTCGTACAGGAGCTGTTGATCCTGCGCTGGTTCTGGAACAAATTGAGGCTCACATTGCTACAGTGAAAGAGGAAGCTTTTAGCCGAAAGGATATTCTTGAGAAGGTTGAAAGATGGCTGAATGCATGTGAGGAGGAAGCCTGGTTGGAAGATTATAACAAAGTATGAATGCTGCCAAACTTTATATGCAATTCTTCGACCTATTTTTGTTTAGTATAGGGTTACAGTTCTAATTTATATTTTTGTTTAGGATGACAATCGTTATAATGCTGGGAGGGGGGCCCATCTGACACTCAAGAGAGCAGAAAAGGCTCGTATTTTGGTTAACAAGATCCCAGGTAATGTTGCTTAATGAGATTTCTGAGGTTTCACCAATTCTTTTCTGTTTATAGAATGTTTAGGGGTTCTTCAACGATAGTTGCAACCAATTTACCATTGCTATGTCTTAAACAGGAATGGTAGATGTTTTGACCACGAAAATTTTAGCTTggcagaaagaaagagaaaaggaattCACATATGATGGTGTAAGTTTTCTTATCATCACCCTTCTTTCTTGGATGCTTCACTCTTTGTATTGTGCTAAAATGTTGTGCAAATAACATATGTTTTTCATGCTCAAAATATTTTCAGGTCCGCCTTCTGTCAATGCTTGAAGAGTACATGATCGTTCGTCAGGAGAAAGAGCTAGAGAAGAAGAGGCAAAGGGTA
This window encodes:
- the LOC101763014 gene encoding 65-kDa microtubule-associated protein 3 isoform X2, with the translated sequence MSSAVKEQLQQMSTTCDSLLLELNVIWDEVGEPHSARDRMLLELEQECLEVYRRKVDMANRCRAQLRQAIAEAEAELAGICSAMGEPPIHVRQSNQKLQGLREELNAIVPYLEEMRKKKVERWDQFVDVIDQIKKVASEIRPADFVPFKFPVDQSDLSVRKLEELTKELQSLQKEKSDRLKQVMEHLNTLHSLCEVLGIDFKQTVHDVHPSLGEADGSKNLSNSTIERLASAVNGLREMKVQRMQKLQDLASSMLELWNLMDTPLEEQQMFQNVTCNIAASEHEITEPNTLSVDYLSYVESEVLRLEQLKASKMKDLVLKKKTELEEHRRRAHLIGEEGYAAEFSTEAIEAGAVDPALVLEQIEAHIATVKEEAFSRKDILEKVERWLNACEEEAWLEDYNKDDNRYNAGRGAHLTLKRAEKARILVNKIPGMVDVLTTKILAWQKEREKEFTYDGVRLLSMLEEYMIVRQEKELEKKRQRDQKKIQDQIKAEQEALYGSKPSPSKPQSTKKVPRNSMGGANRRLSLGGATMQAPKTDILHSKTARAAKKTEELGTLSPSSRGLDIAGLPIKKLTFNASTLRETETPRKPFAQIMPGNNVSSTPARPTFNDNTEEENKTPKTFNAALDLKTPMTVTAPMQLAMTPSVGNKVIATPVSLFQEKPEQPMLPEEIEYSFEERRLAVYLARQMA
- the LOC101763014 gene encoding 65-kDa microtubule-associated protein 3 isoform X1 — its product is MSSAVKEQLQQMSTTCDSLLLELNVIWDEVGEPHSARDRMLLELEQECLEVYRRKVDMANRCRAQLRQAIAEAEAELAGICSAMGEPPIHVRQSNQKLQGLREELNAIVPYLEEMRKKKVERWDQFVDVIDQIKKVASEIRPADFVPFKFPVDQSDLSVRKLEELTKELQSLQKEKSDRLKQVMEHLNTLHSLCEVLGIDFKQTVHDVHPSLGEADGSKNLSNSTIERLASAVNGLREMKVQRMQKLQDLASSMLELWNLMDTPLEEQQMFQNVTCNIAASEHEITEPNTLSVDYLSYVESEVLRLEQLKASKMKDLVLKKKTELEEHRRRAHLIGEEGYAAEFSTEAIEAGAVDPALVLEQIEAHIATVKEEAFSRKDILEKVERWLNACEEEAWLEDYNKDDNRYNAGRGAHLTLKRAEKARILVNKIPGMVDVLTTKILAWQKEREKEFTYDGVRLLSMLEEYMIVRQEKELEKKRQRDQKKIQDQIKAEQEALYGSKPSPSKPQSTKKVPRNSMGGANRRLSLGGATMQAPKTDILHSKTARAAKKTEELGTLSPTLSGSRGLDIAGLPIKKLTFNASTLRETETPRKPFAQIMPGNNVSSTPARPTFNDNTEEENKTPKTFNAALDLKTPMTVTAPMQLAMTPSVGNKVIATPVSLFQEKPEQPMLPEEIEYSFEERRLAVYLARQMA